One Rosa chinensis cultivar Old Blush chromosome 5, RchiOBHm-V2, whole genome shotgun sequence genomic region harbors:
- the LOC112164643 gene encoding vesicle-associated protein 4-1: MDHHDYSHSHHHHHSQSSSHHHHRHKSHSDGNLFSLCPFWQSGSQTSSSSSSTQILQSGVDGSKSKPKTVSSVARSLLPPRRRLRLDPASKLYFPYEPGKQVKSAIRLKNSSKSHVAFKFQTTAPKSCYMRPPGGILAPGESIIATVFRFVEQPDSNEKNVDQKAKVKFKIMSLKVKAETDYAPELFDEQKDQVAVERILRVVFLDAEHPTPALEKLKRQLAEAEAALEVRKKPPADSGPRDVGEGLVIDEWKERREKYLARQQVEAVG; encoded by the exons ATGGACCACCACGACTACAGCCactcccaccaccaccaccacagccAGAGCAGcagccaccaccaccaccggcACAAGTCCCACTCCGACGGCaacctcttctctctctgtcCGTTCTGGCAGTCAGGGTCCCAAACGTCGTCGTCTTCCTCTTCGACTCAGATCCTACAGAGTGGCGTCGACGGATCGAAGTCGAAGCCCAAAACGGTGTCGTCCGTCGCGAGATCGCTGCTCCCGCCTCGGCGCCGGCTCCGGCTCGACCCTGCCAGCAAACTCTACTTCCCCT ATGAACCTGGGAAACAAGTGAAGAGCGCGATTCGGTTGAAGAACAGTAGCAAGTCTCATGTAGCTTTCAAG TTTCAAACTACTGCACCGAAAAGCTGTTACATGCGTCCTCCGGGTGGTATTCTTGCTCCAGGAGAGAGCATAATTGCTACTG TGTTTAGGTTTGTGGAACAACCTGACAGCAATGAGAAAAATGTGGATCAGAAGGCCAAGGTTAAGTTCAAAATTATGAGTCTGAAGGTGAAAGCTGAAACGGACTATGCTCCTGAGCTG TTTGATGAGCAAAAGGATCAAGTAGCAGTTGAGCGAATTTTGCGGGTTGTATTTTTAGATGCAGAGCACCCTACTCCT GCTCTAGAAAAACTGAAGAGGCAGTTGGCTGAAGCTGAGGCTGCACTTGAAGTGCGTAAGAAACCTCCCGCAGATTCAGGTCCTCGTGATGTTGGGGAAGGCCTTGTAATAGATGAATGG AAGGAGCGAAGGGAGAAATACCTGGCTCGGCAACAGGTCGAAGCAGTAGGCTAA